In Deltaproteobacteria bacterium, a single genomic region encodes these proteins:
- a CDS encoding U32 family peptidase — protein sequence MKEFKEAELLAPAGSIEAFFAAIDSGADALYAGLKSFSARGRARNFSIADLEKVIPYAHSRDKKVYIALNTILKEGELEKVIYDLSALSCLGADAVIIQDLGLYRILRTYFPDLTIHASTQMTVHNSAGINQLASMGFKRIVVAREMTLKEIKAAKKKSDVEIEAFVHGSMCFSYAGSCFFSSYLGGKSSNRGVCVQPCRREYRDGREEMNPFSMGDLSTIELIPQIIKAGIDSFKIEGRMKSVEYVENVVKAYRMVMDAENNNQKDAIDQAKELLKDVMSRQRTSGFFLDERPLSITVPGRSGNMGKFAGKVIKCVGTRALFKSTIDLHTRDRLRVQNVKTGGRTAFSLRQIWLKGKKVNQSKKGDTIEITVPGSLNKGDALFKTTSHEHRGKNIEAKRRLDKIKGIKIQEESKLQAAGLLEKLLRESISPPKDVHPAGTLVRVGDLRDVPRVSSQCNGLIIPLVRATIHNLKKHLKRLKAMKERIVWSLPLVIQEGEIPFYKDVIDFLGREGFANWQVSNISHFNLLKDGHFNISSSHYIHALNSAAIQSLSDLGCSRITLSIESDGNNLEALVKKGATAMGDLLVYSHLPLYVSRVKWTKKKKGLGGQEGGEYIPKERDGLTYVFAEKPFSFFGYMKRFKKMGFKNFQIDLSGESRQRDNYQEILSSYKSGKWLEECSSMNMETGLE from the coding sequence ATGAAAGAATTTAAGGAAGCCGAACTGCTTGCGCCTGCCGGAAGTATTGAAGCTTTTTTTGCCGCCATTGATTCCGGCGCCGATGCCCTCTACGCAGGTTTAAAATCATTTAGCGCCAGGGGCAGAGCGCGAAACTTTTCTATTGCCGACCTGGAAAAAGTCATTCCCTACGCTCATTCCAGGGATAAAAAAGTCTATATTGCCCTCAACACCATTCTAAAGGAAGGGGAACTTGAAAAGGTAATCTATGATCTCTCTGCCCTCTCCTGCCTTGGAGCGGACGCTGTAATTATCCAGGATCTCGGCCTTTATCGTATATTAAGAACTTATTTCCCTGACCTTACTATCCATGCCAGTACGCAAATGACGGTCCACAACAGTGCCGGTATTAACCAACTGGCTTCCATGGGATTTAAAAGAATTGTTGTTGCACGTGAAATGACGCTAAAGGAGATCAAAGCCGCCAAAAAGAAATCGGACGTTGAAATAGAGGCCTTTGTTCATGGATCAATGTGCTTCAGCTATGCCGGTTCCTGTTTTTTCAGCAGTTATCTCGGAGGAAAGAGTTCCAACCGCGGCGTCTGTGTTCAGCCCTGCCGAAGAGAATATCGTGACGGCCGGGAGGAAATGAATCCCTTCTCCATGGGAGATCTCTCTACCATTGAACTCATTCCTCAAATCATAAAAGCCGGAATAGATTCCTTCAAGATCGAGGGAAGAATGAAATCGGTAGAATACGTGGAAAATGTGGTCAAGGCTTACAGAATGGTCATGGATGCCGAGAATAACAATCAAAAGGATGCAATTGATCAGGCAAAGGAACTCCTTAAAGATGTCATGTCACGCCAGCGCACGTCAGGCTTCTTTCTCGATGAAAGACCGCTATCGATTACCGTTCCGGGACGAAGCGGTAATATGGGAAAATTTGCAGGAAAGGTAATAAAGTGCGTCGGCACAAGAGCGCTCTTTAAGTCAACCATAGACCTTCACACCAGGGACAGGTTAAGAGTACAAAATGTAAAAACAGGGGGAAGAACGGCTTTTTCACTCAGGCAGATATGGTTGAAAGGTAAAAAAGTAAACCAGTCAAAAAAGGGAGATACCATAGAGATTACTGTTCCCGGCAGTTTAAACAAAGGGGATGCCCTTTTCAAAACGACGTCCCATGAGCACCGCGGTAAAAACATTGAAGCCAAAAGACGGCTTGATAAAATAAAAGGCATCAAAATTCAGGAGGAAAGCAAGCTACAGGCAGCCGGGCTTTTAGAGAAACTGCTGAGAGAAAGCATAAGCCCGCCTAAAGATGTCCATCCGGCAGGAACGCTTGTTCGGGTAGGTGATCTGAGAGATGTACCGAGGGTTTCAAGCCAGTGCAATGGCCTTATCATTCCTCTTGTGAGGGCCACCATTCATAACCTGAAAAAGCATCTAAAAAGGCTTAAAGCCATGAAGGAGCGTATTGTCTGGTCTCTTCCACTGGTCATCCAGGAAGGGGAAATCCCCTTTTATAAGGATGTTATTGACTTTCTTGGGAGGGAAGGGTTTGCCAACTGGCAGGTTTCCAACATCAGTCATTTTAACCTTTTAAAGGACGGTCACTTTAATATTAGCAGCAGCCACTATATTCATGCGCTAAACAGCGCTGCCATACAAAGCTTGTCCGACCTCGGCTGCTCCAGAATAACGCTTTCCATCGAGAGTGACGGCAATAACCTGGAGGCCCTTGTGAAAAAGGGAGCAACAGCCATGGGGGATCTCCTCGTCTATTCTCACCTGCCCCTTTACGTGTCACGGGTAAAATGGACAAAAAAGAAGAAAGGCCTCGGAGGACAGGAAGGCGGCGAATATATCCCGAAAGAGCGTGATGGCCTGACCTATGTTTTTGCCGAAAAGCCCTTTTCCTTCTTTGGCTATATGAAGCGATTCAAAAAGATGGGCTTTAAGAACTTCCAGATCGATCTCAGCGGCGAGAGCAGACAGCGTGACAATTACCAGGAAATATTGAGCAGCTATAAAAGTGGAAAATGGCTTGAAGAATGCTCTTCCATGAATATGGAGACGGGCCTGGAATAA
- a CDS encoding universal stress protein: MYKNIYVPVDNSDLSNAAVDLALKVGGMNKSRLTGSHVYAAKLHDKRFKTMESGLPAQFHEESRLERQRKIHDSLITKGLELITDSYLGVMAKSCAKIGLQFEGVSLEGKNWQELVRDIEENNYDLVVMGAHGLGRVPGAILGSVADRVTRRVKRDVLIVKENSEYQSDTIVVCLDGSERSYGALKVALDLANKFNKKVKAVSAFDPYYHYVMFDSLKEVLTEKAKEVFKFEEQEKLHEDIIDSGLAKVYQGNLDIAGRIADDNGHKIETTLLDGKAWQKVLEYVNKDRPWLLILGRTGIHNDDDIDLGSNAENILRMAPCNILLTETKFEPPLEYQADETIMWTKEAKAKMETVPAMAKGVAMKAIQQHAVAEGYTMITAGVVDNAVRKLLPPEAIRVMGINFDDGPQEETMEEYKTFSLSFECPACKYVHHEVRPKVCPVCAKGGETFKIIEASRDDGTGDEGSIAGETFDGRKLNWTAEAHCLLQEIGNEAEKKQIRLKLEKQAHVRHLSVISKEMVLEARGEDSVEPGDNLQWTECALKRLARVPEGFMRDAARKSVEGYAGLKGIKNVDQEVVEAGLVEAREKMQAQMSGHMDR; encoded by the coding sequence ATGTATAAAAATATCTATGTTCCTGTTGATAACTCCGATCTGTCAAATGCCGCTGTCGACCTGGCCCTTAAAGTTGGAGGGATGAATAAATCACGTTTAACGGGAAGTCACGTTTATGCAGCCAAACTGCATGATAAACGTTTTAAGACGATGGAAAGCGGACTTCCTGCGCAGTTTCATGAAGAAAGCCGGCTGGAAAGGCAGCGAAAGATTCATGATTCGCTTATTACCAAGGGCCTGGAGCTTATTACGGATTCCTATTTAGGCGTCATGGCGAAAAGTTGTGCAAAGATTGGTCTCCAATTTGAGGGTGTCTCGCTGGAGGGAAAAAACTGGCAGGAACTTGTTCGTGATATCGAGGAAAATAACTACGATCTGGTCGTTATGGGCGCTCATGGTCTTGGCAGAGTGCCGGGAGCAATCTTAGGTTCTGTGGCAGACCGGGTAACAAGAAGAGTCAAACGGGATGTGCTCATCGTTAAAGAAAATAGCGAGTATCAAAGTGATACCATTGTCGTTTGTCTCGATGGGAGTGAGCGCTCCTATGGTGCTTTAAAAGTCGCCCTTGATCTGGCTAATAAATTTAACAAGAAGGTAAAAGCGGTTTCTGCCTTTGATCCCTATTACCATTACGTCATGTTTGATTCTCTAAAAGAGGTATTAACGGAAAAGGCGAAAGAAGTTTTTAAGTTTGAGGAGCAGGAAAAGCTGCATGAAGATATTATTGATTCGGGACTGGCAAAGGTTTACCAGGGGAATCTCGATATTGCCGGACGAATTGCAGATGATAATGGCCATAAAATAGAAACAACCTTGCTTGACGGCAAGGCCTGGCAAAAGGTTTTGGAGTATGTGAATAAAGACCGGCCCTGGCTGCTCATCCTCGGTCGGACGGGGATTCACAATGATGATGATATTGATCTTGGAAGTAATGCGGAAAATATTCTGCGTATGGCTCCCTGCAACATTCTGCTGACGGAAACAAAGTTTGAACCGCCCCTGGAATATCAGGCCGATGAGACTATCATGTGGACAAAAGAAGCGAAGGCTAAAATGGAGACCGTGCCGGCAATGGCCAAAGGCGTGGCTATGAAGGCTATTCAGCAGCACGCCGTTGCGGAAGGGTATACGATGATTACTGCCGGCGTTGTCGATAATGCTGTTAGAAAGCTTTTGCCACCGGAAGCAATAAGGGTCATGGGAATAAACTTTGATGACGGCCCGCAGGAGGAAACAATGGAAGAATATAAAACGTTTTCTCTTTCTTTTGAGTGTCCCGCCTGTAAATACGTCCATCATGAGGTGCGCCCCAAGGTATGTCCTGTCTGCGCCAAAGGGGGGGAAACCTTTAAAATAATAGAGGCTTCCCGCGATGACGGGACGGGAGATGAAGGATCCATTGCCGGTGAGACCTTTGATGGCCGTAAATTGAACTGGACCGCAGAAGCACATTGTCTCCTCCAGGAGATCGGTAATGAGGCGGAAAAAAAACAGATACGTTTAAAGCTGGAAAAACAGGCCCATGTGAGGCATTTAAGTGTCATTTCTAAAGAGATGGTACTTGAAGCGAGAGGTGAGGACAGCGTCGAGCCAGGTGATAATCTTCAGTGGACAGAGTGCGCCCTTAAGCGGTTGGCGCGTGTACCTGAGGGCTTTATGCGTGATGCAGCGAGAAAGAGTGTTGAAGGGTATGCCGGTTTAAAGGGCATAAAAAATGTTGATCAAGAGGTGGTGGAAGCGGGTCTGGTAGAGGCAAGAGAAAAGATGCAGGCCCAAATGTCCGGTCATATGGACCGTTAA
- a CDS encoding ATP-binding protein encodes MNLKKLLIKPFGIRRKLIIILLLFAIVPSYLAGISGEKYSTYILEDATLRHLEFELSSKAHDSEQFLKTIHRDVQYLSKTVAMRDMVDLGEGEYKSVFHRLRNRLEKAFLIIAQTRPYYDQIRYIDENGFELVRVNNQGDEAEAVTREKLQFKGDRYYFKKTMSYWAEECYVSPMDLNIERGVIELPEKPVVRVATPVFNSKRERKGIVVINLFASYLINQIQKTDITKGGTTFLVNKDHFYLSHINSLKLDSRSFKIGSINDLSGDFSENVVAHLLSGSPGTVRTEQEIISYHPIFTGDKTSKDYWVLAMAYPRKNIFASVSSLIKTNMMIGAVTILTVSIVGIWLARRFAKPIVMLHRGVESISEGDFDHKINIKTGDEIEMLAEQFNNMTSTLKESRNKLLNWNESLKDEVAERTKELELEKNKFESVLMCASEGIIVADEEDNILIMNPAAEAILGVKKDGKIGQSIMGCHKNPDKIRALLSGQSPVPSSTVSMTVGSQQLEISAAVVAFEGKRYGSMMVVRDVSERQRLIDETIMMERQLLHADKLVTIGELSAGIAHEIGNPLAAIKTVIQSMEEVAPFRGEQEEYIDRILREIDRLNLFIKTFSTFAHPGVSMKIGSCDIDYVLDEVLFMIEKEAEKNDIAIIDERQSEPAEVLISEDLLKQVFVNLFVNAIHAMPSGGSIVINNEEREGDLLKVSVADSGKGISSEDMSKVFDPFFTTKSDGTGLGLSIVHRILEEHGGDIRVKSILGQGTTFDLLFPVNHIE; translated from the coding sequence ATGAATTTAAAAAAACTGTTAATAAAGCCTTTCGGCATCAGGAGGAAACTGATTATCATCCTCCTGCTTTTTGCGATTGTTCCTTCCTATCTGGCCGGTATCTCCGGAGAAAAGTATTCGACTTATATTCTTGAAGACGCAACGCTTCGCCACCTTGAATTTGAGCTTTCCTCTAAAGCGCATGATTCGGAGCAATTCCTGAAAACGATACACCGTGATGTGCAGTACTTGAGTAAAACTGTAGCTATGCGGGATATGGTTGATTTAGGGGAAGGTGAATATAAATCAGTCTTTCATAGACTCAGAAACCGTCTGGAAAAGGCTTTTCTTATTATCGCCCAGACAAGGCCTTATTATGATCAGATTCGCTATATTGACGAAAATGGCTTTGAACTGGTCAGGGTCAATAACCAGGGTGATGAAGCGGAAGCTGTCACGCGTGAAAAACTCCAGTTCAAGGGAGACCGCTATTATTTTAAGAAAACAATGAGTTATTGGGCGGAGGAGTGCTACGTTTCTCCCATGGATCTTAACATTGAGCGCGGAGTCATAGAACTCCCTGAAAAACCGGTTGTCAGGGTGGCAACGCCTGTTTTTAACAGCAAGCGGGAAAGAAAAGGGATTGTCGTTATCAATCTTTTTGCCAGCTATTTGATTAACCAGATTCAAAAGACAGATATTACCAAGGGGGGGACGACCTTTCTCGTTAATAAAGACCACTTTTATCTTTCCCATATTAATAGTCTTAAACTTGACAGCAGATCTTTTAAAATTGGATCAATCAATGATTTGAGCGGGGACTTTTCAGAGAATGTGGTTGCCCATCTCTTGTCGGGAAGTCCCGGTACAGTCAGAACGGAGCAGGAGATTATTTCCTATCATCCCATTTTTACCGGTGACAAGACTTCGAAAGATTACTGGGTTCTGGCTATGGCTTATCCCAGGAAGAATATTTTTGCCTCCGTGTCGTCTCTTATAAAGACGAATATGATGATAGGCGCTGTTACCATTCTTACCGTTTCTATTGTGGGTATCTGGCTGGCAAGGCGCTTTGCCAAACCGATTGTTATGCTTCACCGGGGCGTTGAAAGCATCTCAGAGGGTGATTTTGATCATAAAATCAATATCAAGACAGGTGATGAAATAGAGATGCTGGCGGAGCAGTTCAACAACATGACCTCTACTCTTAAGGAATCGAGAAACAAGCTTCTTAACTGGAATGAGTCGCTTAAAGATGAAGTAGCTGAGAGAACGAAGGAACTGGAACTTGAGAAAAACAAGTTTGAAAGTGTTCTTATGTGTGCCAGTGAAGGAATTATTGTGGCTGATGAAGAAGATAATATTCTCATTATGAATCCTGCTGCCGAAGCAATCCTCGGTGTAAAAAAGGACGGCAAGATAGGCCAATCTATCATGGGATGCCACAAGAACCCCGACAAAATCAGGGCGCTTTTGTCGGGGCAATCACCGGTTCCCTCAAGTACGGTTTCCATGACTGTCGGTTCCCAGCAGTTGGAGATCAGTGCAGCTGTTGTTGCATTTGAAGGCAAACGCTATGGATCGATGATGGTTGTTCGTGATGTCAGTGAACGTCAACGCCTTATCGATGAAACGATAATGATGGAAAGACAGCTCCTTCATGCCGATAAGCTTGTAACTATTGGTGAACTTTCTGCCGGGATTGCTCATGAAATCGGAAACCCCCTTGCCGCAATCAAAACAGTGATCCAGTCAATGGAAGAGGTGGCCCCCTTTCGCGGGGAGCAGGAAGAGTATATTGACAGGATATTAAGAGAGATAGACAGGTTAAACCTTTTTATCAAGACATTTTCTACCTTTGCCCACCCCGGGGTGAGCATGAAGATTGGAAGCTGTGACATCGATTATGTACTGGATGAAGTGTTGTTTATGATTGAAAAAGAGGCTGAGAAGAATGATATTGCCATTATAGATGAGCGGCAAAGTGAACCGGCAGAGGTATTGATAAGCGAGGACCTGCTCAAACAGGTTTTTGTCAATCTCTTTGTCAATGCCATTCACGCCATGCCCTCCGGCGGAAGCATCGTCATTAATAATGAAGAGAGAGAGGGTGATCTGCTCAAGGTTTCCGTTGCAGATTCGGGGAAAGGGATTTCATCTGAAGATATGAGTAAGGTCTTTGATCCTTTTTTTACTACAAAATCTGATGGAACGGGCCTTGGCCTTTCCATCGTTCATCGAATTCTCGAAGAGCATGGAGGCGATATCAGAGTTAAAAGTATTCTTGGTCAAGGCACAACATTTGACCTGTTATTTCCAGTGAACCACATAGAATAG